Part of the Panthera uncia isolate 11264 chromosome F2, Puncia_PCG_1.0, whole genome shotgun sequence genome, agcaatctctgcactgtcagtgcagaacctgatgcacgCCTCAAACTCTAGGAACTGTGCCAGACCATGACcagaaccaaagtcaagagtcggacgcttaactgactgagccaaccaggtacccctgaaCTTCCAATATGCTTAGGATTGATTGCTTTGGGGGTAGGATAAaattgatgtgatttttttttttttaattaatttttgctaGGAGTAGCTGTTCCTGCAAATTTTGTGTTTGATAACTCTGACCATAATTGTTTCCATAGGTGATGGGAAACCTAGGAGCTTTCAAAAGAAGCCTTTTATTCTCAGCCTTATCTTATTTGGGTTTTGAAGCATATCAAGTATTTTCCCAGGCTGCTGTGGTTCATGCCATAGCCAAAGGTAAGCCTAAGCTAAACATGTGGACTACTTagagttatttatgttttttatattttgtcaatGACTTAGAGTTGTTTTTGAATAGGTAATGAAACTAACATTGTTAAAGGctatattattttctgcttttctctacTTGTTAGTGAGTctgataatatatatatgtatgtatctgtgtatgttATATCtgtgtgaatatgtatatatatctgtatatatatataatttcttctaGTAATTAGAGTTCCTTCAGTGAGAAATACTCTATTAATACTTTGTAGTTTTATGGGACCCTTGAGGTAAgaatgtttttttacatttttttttttttttaaagggaagcagagagaatttgttctaccagatatttaaattttttttttttaacgtttttatttatttttgagacagagagagacagagtgtgaacaggggaggggcagagagagagggagacacagaatccgaaacaggctccaggctctgagcagtcagcacagagcccgacgcgggactcgaactcacggaccatgagatcatgacctgagccgaagtcggacgcttaaccgaccaagccacccaggcgcccctgtttttttacatttttaaacggTTGAGGGATTTGTCAGGGAGAGATATATATACCACAAAGACTATATCTGGCCCTTATGAcacaatgatttttttgtttccttaattccaAGGTATTACACTCTTCTTGGCATAGTTAGGAAAGGCCCAATTACTTTGAGGTAGAAGTATTTTATTTACCAACAATGCAATTTTGTACTAACTATCAAGTAACtgatagaaaagtaaaaaaatgccATCAAATTTTTTATTTGGCATTCTATAGATAAGTAAACATAGACTTGccatatgtaaataattaaatgtaattaaaccAGTTGTGTATGTAGAGAGAGCCATAATTTCAgtatattaggaaaaaaaccctttttttaatgtttgtttatttttgagacagagagagggagttgaggagaggcagagagaaagggagacaggatccaaattGGGATCTgggctgacaacagagagcttggtgtgggacttgaactcacgatccatgaaaccatgacctaagccaaagttggacacttaactgacagactgccccaggtgccccggaaaaaaaacttttaatttatgagttaaacctttttattttttatagtcccCACCTTTTAATCATCAAGAAGGTgactggggaaggaagcagagattttattttgaatagatgttctttttaaagttgtGATAGATGAAGAATTTGAGAATATTAGCCAAAAACTACTagttatttattgatttcattCGCCCATGACTattcttatctttaaaagaacaaataattgaGAAttactatgtttttgttttatcttttccttttttaatggaTAATTTTTATGAAGGATAAAGTAGAGGATTTGATTCCGTAGACTTTTCACCCTAACCTCAATTCTCATAGAAACCTTGTAAAGTAGTTAGGACAAAAGTGTATTATGACAtgatagttttttaaaacttatccTTGAGAGGTGTTGcagttttaagatttttctgtgtgtgtgtgtgtgtgtgtgtgtgtgtgtgtgtgtgtgtgttcgtatTCCATTAtggtatttaaaacaatttttttaaatttatatttatttatttttgagagacagaatgagacagagcatgagtggaggaggggcagagagaggagacccagaatctgaagtaggctccaggctctgagctgtcagcgcagagcccgatgtggggctcgaacccacgaactgtgagatcatgacctgacctgaagtcggacacttagccgactgaaccacccaggtgcccctactatttttttcaaagtgaacTCTGCCCAAGGTGGGCTTAAATTTAGGACCGAGATATCGTGAGTCACAttctttactgactgagccagccgggctcCACCCATTATAGTATTAACTTTTGAAAAGAAGCTCAAAGTTAAAACTTCTTCAAAGTCAAAGTGTCAGAGcagaaatgagaattttaatcaattttttttcatctgtcacAGTTTCAGTGTGCTTTAGCACCATTTCCTTACAGAAAATTAGTGCAAATTTGTAGTGCTTCCCTGAGCAACAAAAGAGAGGcaaaggtgaaattaattttagcttTAATGGTAATAGCTCCTTTTTTCaaaggtgtttttatttaaaattactgtGTATTCAGTagattaaaaagaacattttaatgtgCTAGACAGCTTGTGAGGGTCGCACAAACTGGGTGTGGTCTTGCGTAGCCACAGTAGCTAgctggcagggtggggtgggggaggagaattAGGGGTTTAGTGTATTAAACCTGTTTCTTTGTGCCTCAGAGAACACTGGTGTggcttttttccccattctcttcctCTACTTCTTGCATGAGACACCATGAGCTGGGCTGGGGGAATCCTGTGGGCAAGCCAGAGACCAGGCACCATAGGAGTGAATTTCTTTTGCCTAGGGATGGCTCTGTGTCCCTGCCAGGTGGCATGCATCCCCTTTAGGGACAGCTGGTCCTTCAGTCCAATCTCCAAGATTATAACTTTCAGGTGTGAGCTTACTAAGAATTTCACTTCAGAGGAGACAGTTCATCACAATAAGATCTCCGTTATAGGAACTGGATCAGTTGGCATGGCCTGTGGTATCAACATCTTATTCAAAGGCTTGAGTGATGAAGTTGCCTTTGTGGATGTTGATGAAGGCAAACTGAAGGGTGAGACAGTGGATCTTCAACATGGCAGCTCTTTCATGAAAATGCCAAATATATTTTCCAGCAAAGATTACCTTGTCAGTGCAAACTCCAACCCAGTGATTATCATAGCAGGTGCATGTccaggaaaaggagaaacatgCCTTGATGTAGTCAAGAGAAATGTGTCCTTCTTTAAATTAATGATTCCCAACATTACCCAGTATAGTCCCCAGTGCAAAATGATAGTGGTTTCCAGTCCAGTGGATATGTTAACTTATGTAGCTTGGAAGTTGAGTGCATTTTCCCTGTTATTGGAAGTGGCTGTATCTGGATACTgcccatttctgtttctttattgggCAAAGGCTCGGTATCCACTCCAGAAGTTGTCATGGATG contains:
- the LOC125924571 gene encoding LOW QUALITY PROTEIN: L-lactate dehydrogenase A-like 6A (The sequence of the model RefSeq protein was modified relative to this genomic sequence to represent the inferred CDS: inserted 2 bases in 2 codons) — its product is MSWAGGILWASQRPGTIGVNFFCLGMALCPCQVACIPFRDSWSFSPISKIITFRCELTKNFTSEETVHHNKISVIGTGSVGMACGINILFKGLSDEVAFVDVDEGKLKGETVDLQHGSSFMKMPNIFSSKDYLVSANSNPVIIIAGACPGKGETCLDVVKRNVSFFKLMIPNITQYSPQCKMIVVSSPVDMLTYVAWKLSAFSXVIGSGCXLDTAHFCFFIGQRLGIHSRSCHGWIFGEHGDSSVPVWSGVNIAGIPLKDLNSEIGMDKDPEHWENVPKEVITCGYEMVKMKCYSNWAVGLSVVNLMESILNYLRRVHPISTITKGLYGINEKVFLSVLCILREDGIADVLKINLTPEEAVCLKECRKALGNKEIKV